One window of Sulfurospirillum sp. 1612 genomic DNA carries:
- a CDS encoding biotin--[acetyl-CoA-carboxylase] ligase, which produces MNILEEKGKQLVISWFNTIDSTHKYLVSEIKNKNITEPVLIGADFQSDGIGSRGNAWIGKSGNIFISFCVKEKQLPKDLPLASTSIYFAWLAKEVLTRYGSKVWIKWPNDIYVQEKKIGGVLTMKTGDFIIGSMGINVTEAPPEFGVLDVLVSPREFANAFLEFLDKKITWKKVFSKYKIEYENHKEYFFHLGDEIKSLKDAKLCQDGSIEIENKRVYGLR; this is translated from the coding sequence GTGAATATATTAGAGGAAAAAGGCAAACAATTGGTGATTTCCTGGTTTAATACGATTGATTCGACTCATAAATATTTGGTTTCTGAAATCAAGAATAAAAATATAACAGAGCCGGTTTTGATTGGTGCTGATTTTCAAAGTGATGGCATTGGAAGTAGAGGAAATGCATGGATTGGGAAGTCTGGAAATATCTTCATCTCATTTTGTGTAAAAGAGAAACAATTACCAAAAGATTTGCCATTAGCCTCAACTTCTATCTATTTTGCTTGGCTTGCTAAAGAGGTTTTGACCCGCTATGGGTCGAAGGTGTGGATAAAGTGGCCCAATGATATTTATGTGCAGGAGAAAAAAATAGGGGGAGTGCTCACGATGAAAACGGGAGACTTTATTATTGGCTCTATGGGGATAAATGTAACCGAAGCACCTCCTGAATTTGGGGTCTTAGATGTGTTAGTGTCACCACGGGAATTTGCTAATGCATTTCTTGAGTTCCTTGATAAAAAAATAACATGGAAGAAAGTTTTTAGCAAATATAAGATAGAATATGAGAATCATAAAGAATATTTTTTTCATTTGGGTGATGAAATAAAGTCTTTAAAAGACGCAAAATTGTGCCAAGATGGTTCTATAGAGATAGAAAATAAAAGGGTGTATGGTTTAAGATGA
- a CDS encoding ParA family protein has protein sequence MSEIITIANQKGGVGKTTTAINLAASLAVAEKKVLLIDIDPQSNATTGLGFHRSDYEYNIYHVLIDRKKLSDVILKTSLPTLHLAPSNIGLVGVEKEFYDAKTKGRELILKNKIAEIKNDYDYIIIDSPPALGSITINALSASNSVIIPIQCEFFALEGLAQLLNTVKLIKRTINPNLEIKGFLPTMYSNQNNLSKQVFADLKQHFKNKLFLDKKSSSYVVIPRNIKLAESPSFGKPIILYDVTSTGSQAYQNLANSILAS, from the coding sequence ATGAGTGAAATAATAACGATTGCAAATCAAAAAGGCGGCGTGGGCAAAACGACAACGGCGATCAATCTGGCAGCATCTCTAGCAGTAGCAGAGAAAAAAGTGCTTCTAATAGATATTGATCCACAATCCAATGCCACAACCGGTTTAGGATTTCACAGAAGTGATTATGAGTACAATATCTATCATGTCTTAATTGATAGAAAAAAACTTTCGGATGTGATTTTAAAAACTTCACTCCCAACATTGCATTTAGCACCTTCAAATATCGGTTTGGTTGGTGTGGAAAAAGAGTTTTACGATGCAAAAACAAAGGGTAGAGAGTTAATCCTTAAAAATAAAATTGCAGAAATCAAAAATGACTATGATTATATCATCATAGATTCACCACCGGCTCTTGGTAGTATTACGATTAATGCACTCAGTGCTTCAAATTCTGTCATTATCCCAATACAGTGTGAATTTTTTGCACTAGAGGGGTTGGCGCAACTTTTAAATACGGTCAAATTGATAAAAAGAACAATCAATCCAAATCTTGAAATCAAAGGCTTTTTGCCAACGATGTACAGCAATCAAAATAACCTCTCCAAGCAGGTATTTGCTGACTTGAAACAACACTTTAAAAATAAGTTGTTTTTAGACAAAAAATCATCATCATACGTCGTGATTCCACGGAATATTAAGTTGGCTGAATCTCCAAGTTTCGGTAAGCCGATTATTTTGTATGATGTGACATCTACCGGTTCGCAGGCGTATCAAAATCTAGCCAATTCTATATTGGCGAGTTGA